One window of the Vicinamibacterales bacterium genome contains the following:
- a CDS encoding SpoIID/LytB domain-containing protein: MTWRRGAIAVALVALVGATHAPAFAKASASAEATADKSVDRQSPRLREDQPAGKPPAGVAFFVRSLDNPRDRREARADILDTPVLPGSIVKAVALVAALEDGVIRAGSNHRCRRTVTADGQTFVCAHPDLKRPLSPAEALAYSCNDFFVSLAPRLSRDSLNKARLAAGLPPIARGTPMAPALVGLAGPRTSPRALIDVMARLAGAGTDKPVPMRAETRSVLLEGLRGAAEYGTASSLKGAGISALAKTGTILMPSGAALGLVVALTPADRPTRGIVVAAPGGAGVDAAAIASDVLTQRTAASASARVQSGELRRDLAVAASGREGGPLAPIRLGRTLASGRTRVETVPVDDYIAQVLAGEGQPRAGDAAQQALAITARTFAMANRNRHRREGFDLCDTTHCQVVRPATATTRRAAVSTSGRMLLNQGLPAFVFYSAWCGGRSELASAVWPGAVDYPYEPSVHDDACEGEPGWASDVRVGDIERALRVAGLRGDRLRDIRVLARNTSNRVSRVRVEGFTPPEMSGHEFRMAVGRVAGWQSIKSTAFDIKRTGSGYHFRGQGFGHGVGLCVIGAGNRAARGATADEILRFYFPGLTVGAGSDRTLTTAAAPAAAASGREGGRASTDIALALPGSEEADRNTVLALIRESRDDVARATGAIPPARLRVTVHPSVDSFGRATGQPWWVSGATDGSSIDVLPLTVLRQQGQLERTLRHEVAHALLDGALSKRPMWVREGAAAYFASPSASRAAGSRVTCPSDAELLRPISAGAQRDAYARAETCFARAIADGKRWDQVR; this comes from the coding sequence ATGACCTGGCGGCGCGGCGCGATTGCCGTGGCCCTCGTCGCCCTGGTCGGCGCCACCCACGCGCCCGCCTTCGCCAAGGCTTCCGCCTCCGCTGAAGCTACGGCGGACAAGTCGGTGGACAGGCAGTCGCCCCGCCTCCGCGAAGACCAGCCGGCGGGCAAGCCGCCCGCCGGCGTCGCGTTTTTCGTCCGCAGCCTCGACAACCCCCGCGACCGGCGCGAAGCCCGCGCCGACATCCTCGACACGCCGGTCCTGCCCGGCTCGATCGTCAAGGCCGTGGCCCTGGTGGCGGCGCTCGAAGACGGCGTCATTCGCGCCGGCTCGAATCACCGGTGCCGCCGCACGGTCACTGCCGACGGGCAGACGTTCGTGTGCGCGCATCCCGACCTGAAGCGGCCGCTGTCTCCCGCGGAAGCGCTCGCCTATTCGTGCAACGACTTTTTCGTGTCGCTGGCGCCGCGGCTGTCACGCGACAGCCTGAACAAGGCGAGGCTGGCCGCCGGCCTGCCACCGATTGCGAGGGGCACGCCGATGGCGCCGGCGCTGGTCGGCCTGGCCGGCCCGCGCACCAGCCCGCGCGCGCTGATCGACGTGATGGCGCGATTGGCCGGCGCCGGCACTGACAAGCCGGTGCCGATGCGGGCGGAGACGCGCTCCGTGTTGCTCGAAGGGCTGCGCGGCGCCGCCGAGTACGGCACGGCGTCATCGCTGAAAGGCGCCGGCATTTCCGCGCTCGCCAAGACCGGCACCATCCTGATGCCGAGCGGCGCCGCGCTGGGCCTCGTGGTGGCGCTGACGCCGGCAGACCGCCCCACGCGCGGTATCGTGGTCGCGGCGCCTGGCGGCGCCGGCGTCGATGCCGCCGCAATCGCGTCGGATGTGCTCACCCAGCGCACCGCAGCATCCGCCTCCGCTCGCGTTCAATCAGGCGAGCTTCGGCGCGACCTCGCCGTAGCGGCCTCCGGCCGCGAAGGCGGGCCCCTGGCACCGATCAGGTTGGGCCGCACATTGGCCAGCGGCCGAACCCGCGTGGAGACCGTTCCCGTGGATGACTACATCGCCCAGGTGCTCGCGGGCGAAGGTCAGCCGCGCGCCGGTGATGCCGCGCAGCAGGCCCTGGCGATTACCGCGCGGACGTTCGCCATGGCGAATCGCAATCGCCATCGCCGAGAGGGCTTTGACCTGTGCGACACCACGCACTGCCAGGTCGTGCGGCCGGCCACCGCGACGACCCGCCGTGCCGCCGTGTCCACGTCAGGGCGGATGCTCCTCAACCAGGGCCTGCCGGCGTTCGTCTTCTACTCGGCGTGGTGCGGCGGGCGCTCGGAGCTGGCGTCGGCGGTGTGGCCCGGCGCGGTGGACTACCCGTACGAGCCGTCCGTGCATGACGACGCGTGCGAGGGCGAGCCCGGGTGGGCGAGCGACGTGCGGGTGGGCGACATCGAACGTGCGCTGCGGGTGGCGGGGCTGCGGGGCGATCGCCTGCGCGACATTCGCGTGCTGGCGCGCAACACGTCGAACCGGGTGTCGCGGGTCCGCGTCGAGGGCTTCACGCCGCCGGAGATGAGCGGCCACGAGTTCCGGATGGCGGTGGGCCGCGTCGCCGGCTGGCAGTCGATCAAGAGCACGGCCTTCGACATCAAGCGCACCGGCAGCGGCTATCACTTTCGCGGCCAGGGCTTCGGCCACGGCGTCGGCCTGTGCGTGATTGGCGCCGGCAACCGCGCCGCGAGAGGCGCGACGGCCGACGAGATTCTCCGATTCTATTTCCCGGGCTTGACCGTCGGCGCCGGCTCCGATCGGACCCTGACCACCGCGGCGGCACCCGCCGCCGCGGCCTCCGGCCGCGAAGGCGGACGGGCCTCGACCGACATCGCCCTTGCGCTGCCCGGCTCCGAGGAGGCCGATCGCAACACCGTGCTCGCGCTGATCCGCGAGAGCCGTGACGACGTCGCCCGTGCGACCGGCGCGATTCCGCCGGCGCGCTTGCGCGTGACCGTGCATCCGTCCGTAGACAGCTTCGGGCGCGCCACCGGCCAGCCGTGGTGGGTCTCCGGTGCGACCGACGGATCGTCGATCGACGTGCTGCCGCTGACGGTGCTCAGGCAGCAGGGGCAACTCGAGCGCACGCTGCGCCACGAGGTGGCGCACGCGCTGCTCGACGGCGCGCTGTCGAAACGGCCGATGTGGGTGAGGGAAGGGGCGGCGGCGTACTTCGCGAGCCCATCGGCATCGCGCGCAGCCGGGTCGCGCGTCACGTGCCCCAGCGACGCGGAATTGCTGCGGCCGATCTCAGCCGGCGCCCAACGTGACGCCTACGCGAGGGCCGAGACCTGCTTCGCCCGCGCGATTGCGGACGGCAAACGTTGGGACCAGGTGCGCTGA
- a CDS encoding type II toxin-antitoxin system VapC family toxin yields the protein MIVLDASALVELLLNTRSGQAVARRIADPGLGVHVPHLADIEVAQVLRRLAGTGELKASEASTAIEDLRALDLQRHAHEPLLERVWELRQNLSAYDAVYVALAEVLDTVVLTCDSRLARAPRVANRVALVVAD from the coding sequence GTGATCGTGCTCGATGCCTCCGCGTTGGTAGAACTGCTCCTCAATACCCGTTCTGGACAGGCCGTCGCCAGGCGGATTGCCGACCCTGGCCTCGGCGTGCATGTGCCTCACCTCGCGGACATCGAGGTCGCACAGGTGCTTCGACGATTGGCCGGCACGGGTGAGCTGAAGGCCTCGGAGGCATCGACCGCCATCGAAGACTTGCGGGCCCTGGATCTGCAGCGCCATGCGCACGAACCGCTGCTCGAACGGGTGTGGGAACTCCGACAGAACCTGAGTGCATACGACGCGGTCTACGTGGCGCTGGCCGAGGTGCTCGACACCGTGGTGTTGACGTGCGATAGCCGGCTGGCACGCGCGCCCAGGGTCGCCAACCGGGTGGCGCTCGTCGTCGCCGATTGA
- a CDS encoding PilT/PilU family type 4a pilus ATPase, whose translation MDDLDALIGELNASASATAPLLESSSRVEDWLAEVVRRKGSDLLLVAGSAPSVRVDGFLSPVADVMLDGDDIAGAITPLLPPHAARQFRDTGIADASLRLPSLGRFRVNLHHERGRPAAAIRVLPSRVPSLSELNLPPEVEQLSRLGRGLVLIGGATGSGKTTTMAALVDAINRREARHIITVEDPIEYEHAHQAGLVEQVEVGVDAPDFPTALRAAVRQAPDILVIGEMRDHESMRIALSAAETGHLVFSSLHTTDVAASIGRICDSFPNERQNTIRQELSLALSAVLIQTLIPRTAGGRIPAVELLMVSYGARQHIRKDALQHLHQEITMTRKAGSMTREESLARLVRAGAITRADAMVRSGHPEELEGLLR comes from the coding sequence ATGGACGACCTCGACGCCCTCATCGGCGAGCTGAACGCCTCGGCCTCGGCAACCGCCCCGTTGCTCGAAAGCTCGAGCCGGGTCGAAGACTGGCTGGCCGAGGTCGTCCGGCGCAAAGGCAGCGACCTCCTGCTCGTGGCCGGCAGTGCCCCGTCCGTCCGCGTTGACGGATTCCTGTCGCCGGTCGCCGACGTGATGCTCGACGGCGACGACATCGCCGGCGCCATCACGCCGCTGCTGCCGCCACATGCCGCCAGGCAATTCCGCGACACCGGCATCGCCGACGCCTCGCTTCGGTTGCCGTCGCTCGGACGGTTCCGCGTCAACCTGCATCACGAGCGGGGCCGGCCCGCCGCCGCCATTCGCGTGCTGCCGTCGCGCGTGCCGTCACTGTCGGAGCTCAACCTGCCACCGGAGGTCGAGCAGCTCTCGCGGCTCGGCCGCGGCTTGGTGCTGATCGGCGGCGCCACCGGCTCCGGCAAGACCACTACGATGGCCGCGTTGGTGGACGCCATCAACCGGCGCGAGGCCAGGCACATCATCACGGTCGAAGACCCGATTGAGTACGAGCATGCGCATCAGGCGGGCCTGGTTGAGCAGGTCGAGGTCGGCGTCGATGCACCGGACTTTCCCACCGCCCTGCGCGCGGCCGTGCGCCAGGCGCCGGACATCCTGGTGATTGGTGAGATGCGCGATCACGAATCCATGCGGATTGCGCTCAGCGCCGCCGAAACCGGCCACCTGGTGTTCAGCAGCCTGCACACCACCGACGTCGCGGCGTCGATCGGCCGCATCTGCGACTCGTTCCCGAACGAACGCCAGAACACGATTCGCCAGGAGTTGTCGCTGGCGCTGTCGGCGGTGTTGATCCAGACGCTGATTCCGCGCACCGCGGGCGGACGCATCCCCGCGGTGGAGCTGCTGATGGTCAGCTACGGCGCCCGCCAACACATCCGCAAGGACGCGCTGCAGCACCTGCATCAGGAGATCACCATGACCCGGAAGGCGGGGTCGATGACGCGCGAGGAATCGCTGGCGCGTCTCGTTAGGGCCGGCGCCATCACGCGCGCCGACGCCATGGTCCGCTCGGGACATCCCGAAGAACTGGAAGGCCTGCTGCGCTAG
- a CDS encoding MG2 domain-containing protein: MKTITSLLLTSFLLLFTSLPALAQSDAEERPAFSLSTSEVFTTRDAPNFYLTFRRIQHLDFRIYKVRDPFTFFANLRDPHQLGSDDVDVQQERTWLERLADWKRGQRQYARRFARAQASHTYRAARRAATDQAEVSQRVVLNANTFAQVPLLNPDQVVTTWRELLPNRRDAEVRRVPVDLRQPGIYLVEAVNDLLRAYTIVIVSDVGLVTKTSPGQMLFFAANRFTGEPSADCAVRVIVSQKTVAEGRTSPDGLFEAALPEQRMEDVVGVAQCGDQMAATDPGAWSLQEPARELAGYIYTDKPIYRPGHTVHTKAVLRWRHLDALAKFDRAEVEVVASDPNDKVVFRRQVKVDPFGAVLVSFPVPPTAALGNYTLRVQSGDFQTTSGFEVQEYRKPEFEVIVTPASRFERQGRDAVVSIQARYYFGQPVANGQLRWVVNQQPYYSPLRWDDGLDGGESSYWYGDNQAAQGTARLDAEGKAQVRIPLAVDENGRDFSARIEAQVTDAANREVSGNTVVHATFGSFLISAQTTNSVFRAGSPVDVAVRAVDYTGAAQANVPVMLALERLTYKEGYYNQPEVDQISESGVTTDADGRAVARLTLPNQTGSFRIRATAPSGDRTVQDDVWLWVPGPSETSTDEGDRYLELLADRKSYQPGESARLIVRGETITGPVLVTKEGQHVSWFRLMRPTATEALEIPIDEGDVGDVFVSIAYLRDGRLSRAERRIGVPATARTLQVSVTADQAVSKPRQPGAFSVLVTDQAGLPVRAQVSLAVIDEAVYGVKADDTPDPIRFFYRREYSRVATTFSREYYFTGYSGRDRLQLARRGRRPFTLADFKGDKEVQPEVRKDFPDAIYWVGDLVTDAQGRGRIAVNYPDALTTWRLTARAITDDTRAGVAVARTTTTKDLIVRVITPRFLTEGDEVVVPTMVHNYRPDTQTASVAVQASGLEAASSSAATSSALPSGGERRDDWRFNARTVGAATITATAKTEHDSDAVELPLPVLPFGIRRELGSSGSIVGAGEATTVVTVPDASNPAARTISIALAPSLAGSMLGALDFLTTYPYGCTEQTLSSFLPNLLVTRALTELKLAPTERLSALDRQVSSGIQRLYDYQHDDGGWGWWKSDGNHPFMTAYALWGLDEARRAGIKVAEHRIGNGARALAQLYETYPRVEPDLKVYEAYVLQRTAASEPVISWYADGVEHKYSHAAALDEAWSGRGRMSAYGRALLLLLLDEVKDARGNELALALAGEAQTRGDVSWWAVANDPLLFDAAETSIEATAFAVQALARRDPRNPLVERAVRWMMLNRTAGYWSTTKQTATAIYGLLSFMQARNESAQPFSVDVFVNGNNVGRRSFTAAAMTAPDPLVLSVPANAGANQVRLVKRDPPSPSASAGQAALYWSAAAEYYDTATADARQGSRELAITRKYAILAPVTVKGRIVYREQPFTGTAKPGDVLTVRLTVAGSPEWRYLAIDDPLPAGVEAIQDTTAYPLERETADGWWFGSRVEYRDSRTVFFQETFERGRYEYSYLVKVIAPGQFRAIPAQVSPMYVPGVHASSEPQTFVVTAPTGGAR, translated from the coding sequence ATGAAGACAATCACCTCGCTGCTTCTCACCTCGTTCCTTCTGCTGTTCACGTCCCTGCCTGCGCTCGCGCAGTCAGACGCCGAGGAACGGCCGGCGTTCTCGCTGTCCACGAGCGAAGTCTTCACGACCAGGGACGCGCCGAACTTCTACCTGACGTTCCGCCGCATCCAGCACCTGGACTTCCGAATCTACAAGGTGCGCGACCCTTTCACCTTCTTCGCCAACCTGCGCGATCCGCATCAACTGGGCAGCGACGACGTGGACGTGCAGCAGGAACGAACCTGGCTCGAACGGCTGGCTGACTGGAAGCGCGGCCAGCGGCAATACGCGCGGCGCTTCGCGCGGGCGCAGGCCAGCCACACCTACCGCGCGGCCCGGCGCGCCGCCACCGACCAGGCCGAGGTCTCGCAGCGCGTGGTGCTCAACGCGAACACCTTCGCCCAGGTCCCGCTGCTCAACCCCGACCAGGTGGTGACGACCTGGCGCGAACTGCTGCCCAACCGGCGCGACGCGGAAGTCCGGCGCGTGCCGGTGGACCTCCGCCAGCCCGGCATCTACCTGGTCGAGGCCGTGAACGATTTGCTGCGCGCCTACACGATCGTGATCGTCTCCGACGTCGGCCTGGTCACGAAAACCTCGCCCGGCCAGATGCTGTTCTTCGCCGCCAACCGCTTCACCGGCGAGCCGTCGGCCGATTGCGCCGTGCGCGTGATCGTGTCGCAGAAGACCGTCGCCGAAGGACGCACCTCGCCCGACGGGCTCTTTGAAGCGGCCCTTCCCGAACAGCGGATGGAAGACGTGGTCGGCGTTGCCCAGTGCGGCGACCAAATGGCCGCCACCGATCCCGGCGCGTGGTCGCTCCAGGAGCCGGCGCGGGAACTGGCCGGCTACATCTACACCGACAAGCCGATCTATCGGCCCGGTCACACCGTGCACACCAAGGCCGTGCTCCGCTGGCGGCATCTCGATGCATTGGCGAAGTTCGATCGCGCCGAGGTCGAGGTGGTGGCGTCGGACCCGAACGACAAGGTGGTGTTCCGCCGCCAGGTCAAGGTGGATCCGTTCGGCGCCGTCCTGGTGAGCTTCCCGGTGCCGCCGACCGCGGCCCTCGGCAATTACACGCTGCGCGTCCAAAGCGGCGACTTCCAGACCACGAGCGGCTTCGAAGTGCAGGAATACCGGAAGCCGGAATTCGAAGTGATCGTGACACCGGCATCACGATTCGAGCGCCAGGGACGCGACGCGGTCGTCTCGATCCAGGCGCGCTACTACTTCGGCCAGCCGGTGGCGAACGGCCAGCTGCGGTGGGTCGTGAATCAGCAGCCGTACTACTCGCCCCTGCGGTGGGACGATGGCCTCGACGGCGGAGAAAGCAGCTACTGGTACGGCGACAACCAGGCGGCGCAGGGCACGGCGCGGCTGGATGCCGAGGGCAAGGCGCAGGTCCGCATCCCGCTCGCGGTGGATGAGAACGGCCGCGACTTCAGCGCCCGCATCGAGGCGCAGGTCACCGACGCCGCCAATCGGGAAGTGTCGGGCAACACGGTCGTGCACGCCACGTTCGGCTCGTTCCTGATTTCCGCGCAGACCACCAACTCGGTGTTCCGCGCCGGCAGTCCCGTTGACGTGGCCGTCCGCGCGGTCGACTACACCGGCGCGGCGCAGGCGAACGTGCCCGTCATGCTGGCCCTGGAACGCCTGACCTACAAGGAGGGCTACTACAACCAGCCCGAAGTGGATCAGATCAGCGAGTCGGGCGTCACCACCGACGCCGACGGCCGCGCCGTGGCTCGCCTGACGCTGCCGAACCAGACCGGCAGTTTCCGCATCCGTGCCACCGCGCCCAGCGGGGATCGCACCGTCCAGGACGACGTGTGGCTGTGGGTGCCGGGGCCGAGCGAGACGAGCACCGACGAGGGCGACCGTTATCTGGAACTGCTCGCGGATCGCAAGTCGTATCAGCCGGGTGAATCGGCGCGGCTGATCGTGCGGGGCGAGACCATCACCGGCCCGGTGCTGGTGACCAAGGAAGGGCAACACGTGTCGTGGTTCCGCCTGATGCGGCCCACCGCCACCGAAGCGCTCGAGATCCCGATCGACGAGGGCGATGTCGGCGACGTGTTCGTCAGCATCGCCTACCTGCGCGACGGGCGGTTGAGCCGGGCCGAGCGCCGCATCGGCGTGCCGGCGACAGCGCGGACGCTGCAGGTGTCGGTGACCGCCGACCAGGCGGTGTCGAAGCCGCGCCAACCGGGCGCCTTCTCCGTGCTGGTGACCGACCAGGCGGGTCTGCCGGTGCGCGCGCAGGTGAGCCTCGCCGTGATTGACGAGGCGGTCTACGGCGTGAAGGCCGACGACACGCCCGACCCGATTCGCTTCTTTTACCGGCGCGAGTACTCACGCGTGGCCACGACGTTCTCGCGCGAGTACTACTTCACCGGCTACTCCGGCCGCGACCGCCTGCAGCTGGCCCGGCGCGGCCGGCGTCCCTTCACGCTGGCCGACTTCAAGGGCGACAAGGAAGTGCAGCCGGAGGTGCGCAAGGACTTCCCCGACGCCATCTACTGGGTGGGCGACCTCGTCACCGATGCGCAAGGCCGCGGCCGCATTGCCGTGAACTACCCGGACGCCCTCACCACGTGGCGCCTGACGGCGCGGGCCATCACCGACGACACCAGGGCCGGCGTCGCGGTGGCGCGCACGACCACCACCAAGGATCTGATCGTTCGCGTGATCACGCCGCGCTTCCTCACCGAAGGGGATGAGGTCGTGGTACCGACGATGGTCCACAACTACCGGCCGGATACGCAGACCGCCTCCGTCGCCGTGCAGGCGTCCGGACTCGAGGCCGCCTCCTCCTCGGCGGCCACCTCGTCCGCGTTGCCGAGCGGCGGTGAGCGCCGCGACGACTGGCGCTTCAACGCGCGCACCGTCGGCGCGGCGACCATCACCGCCACCGCGAAGACCGAGCACGACAGCGACGCGGTTGAACTGCCCCTGCCGGTGCTGCCGTTTGGCATCCGGCGCGAACTCGGCTCATCCGGGTCGATTGTCGGCGCCGGCGAAGCCACCACCGTGGTCACGGTGCCGGACGCGTCGAATCCCGCCGCGCGCACCATCTCCATCGCGCTGGCGCCGTCGCTGGCCGGCTCGATGCTCGGCGCTCTCGACTTCCTCACCACCTATCCCTACGGCTGCACCGAGCAGACGCTGTCGAGCTTCCTGCCGAACCTGCTGGTCACGCGCGCGCTGACCGAGCTCAAGCTGGCGCCGACCGAACGGCTGTCGGCGCTCGACCGCCAGGTCTCGTCCGGCATCCAGCGGCTCTACGACTATCAACACGACGATGGCGGCTGGGGATGGTGGAAGTCCGACGGCAACCATCCCTTCATGACCGCCTATGCGTTGTGGGGATTGGATGAAGCGCGGCGCGCGGGAATCAAGGTCGCCGAACACCGCATCGGCAACGGCGCCCGCGCCCTGGCCCAGCTCTACGAGACCTACCCGCGGGTGGAACCCGACCTCAAGGTCTACGAGGCCTACGTGCTGCAGCGCACCGCCGCCAGCGAGCCGGTGATCTCGTGGTACGCCGACGGCGTCGAACACAAGTATTCGCACGCGGCGGCGCTTGATGAAGCGTGGAGCGGGCGCGGCCGCATGAGCGCGTACGGACGCGCGCTGCTGCTGCTGTTGCTGGACGAGGTCAAGGACGCGCGCGGCAACGAGCTGGCACTGGCGCTGGCCGGCGAGGCGCAGACGCGCGGCGACGTGTCGTGGTGGGCGGTGGCGAACGATCCGCTCCTGTTCGACGCCGCGGAGACCAGCATCGAGGCGACCGCCTTCGCGGTGCAGGCCCTCGCCCGCCGCGACCCCAGGAATCCGCTCGTCGAGCGCGCCGTGCGCTGGATGATGCTGAACCGCACCGCCGGCTACTGGTCCACGACCAAGCAGACCGCGACGGCCATCTACGGCCTGCTGTCGTTCATGCAGGCCCGCAACGAATCGGCGCAGCCGTTCTCGGTGGACGTGTTCGTGAACGGCAACAACGTGGGCCGGCGCTCGTTCACCGCGGCGGCGATGACCGCGCCTGACCCGCTCGTGCTGTCGGTGCCGGCCAACGCCGGCGCCAACCAGGTGCGGCTGGTCAAGCGCGATCCGCCTTCGCCGTCGGCTTCGGCGGGACAAGCGGCGCTGTATTGGTCCGCGGCAGCGGAGTATTACGACACGGCCACGGCGGATGCGCGTCAGGGGTCGCGCGAACTGGCGATCACGCGGAAGTACGCGATCCTCGCCCCGGTCACCGTCAAGGGCCGCATCGTCTATCGCGAGCAGCCGTTCACCGGCACGGCCAAGCCGGGCGACGTCCTCACGGTGCGCCTCACCGTGGCGGGTTCGCCGGAGTGGCGATACCTGGCGATTGACGATCCGCTGCCGGCCGGCGTGGAGGCGATCCAGGACACCACGGCGTATCCGCTCGAACGCGAGACCGCGGACGGCTGGTGGTTCGGCTCGCGCGTCGAATACCGCGATTCGCGGACCGTGTTCTTCCAGGAGACGTTCGAGCGCGGCCGTTACGAATACAGTTACCTGGTGAAAGTGATCGCGCCGGGACAATTCCGCGCCATTCCCGCGCAGGTGTCGCCGATGTATGTGCCGGGCGTGCATGCGTCCAGTGAACCGCAGACGTTCGTGGTGACCGCGCCCACGGGAGGCGCGCGATGA
- a CDS encoding DUF1175 family protein: MLKCLGAGLFMVLASIAQPVAQTRLADESDRAAFRSWFVLLADAQFERPTADVTDCAALIRHAFREAMRAHTPEWVRGAALPFAPQFADVRSAPKAGANGWPLFQVSAGPRARFAEFADARTLIGLNARHLGRDTRALRAGDLLYFRQPGQNEPDHLMVFVGRSLFEAEGEDWVVYHTGPSDQGPGEVRKVRLTTLQQHPAARWRPQTSNPRFVGVYRLAVL, encoded by the coding sequence GTGCTGAAGTGCTTGGGTGCGGGGCTGTTCATGGTGCTGGCGAGCATTGCGCAGCCGGTGGCGCAGACGCGCCTGGCCGACGAATCGGACCGGGCGGCCTTCCGGTCGTGGTTCGTGTTGCTGGCCGACGCGCAGTTCGAGCGCCCGACGGCCGACGTGACCGACTGCGCGGCGCTCATTCGCCATGCGTTCCGCGAAGCCATGCGCGCGCACACCCCCGAGTGGGTCCGCGGCGCCGCGTTGCCGTTCGCGCCGCAGTTCGCCGACGTCCGATCGGCGCCGAAAGCCGGCGCCAACGGGTGGCCGCTCTTCCAGGTCAGCGCCGGTCCCCGGGCCCGGTTCGCCGAGTTCGCCGACGCCCGCACCCTGATCGGACTCAACGCCCGGCACCTGGGCCGCGACACCAGGGCGCTGCGCGCCGGCGACCTCCTGTATTTCCGCCAGCCCGGACAGAACGAACCCGACCACCTGATGGTGTTCGTCGGGCGTTCGCTGTTCGAGGCCGAAGGCGAGGATTGGGTCGTGTACCACACGGGCCCCTCGGACCAAGGCCCCGGCGAAGTCCGCAAGGTCCGGCTCACCACGCTGCAACAGCATCCGGCCGCGCGCTGGCGGCCGCAGACCTCAAACCCGCGATTCGTCGGCGTGTATCGCCTGGCGGTCTTATGA
- a CDS encoding HAMP domain-containing sensor histidine kinase encodes MPDTALPTLLSLASHELRGPTGVVRGYLRLLEQDPTLGERPRHVITELTRATDRLVALLNELSELAHLKDGRLKLTLRSMSLRSVLNQAVQAVEMPEDVDVNLDVVAPVDVRMRVDEARLRGVFCTLIVTLARAQAGSTSFDLRLTKGRSAAKVIVQPRSLGRGTVVEQAVDFSRGGTGLLLPIADAVVQAHGGRLRERWVAGRWAGFVVKL; translated from the coding sequence ATGCCCGACACCGCACTCCCTACCCTGCTGTCGCTGGCGTCGCACGAGCTGAGGGGGCCCACAGGCGTCGTCCGCGGCTACCTTCGGCTGCTCGAGCAGGACCCGACGCTTGGCGAGCGGCCCCGCCACGTCATCACCGAACTCACCCGGGCGACCGACCGTCTCGTGGCACTGCTCAACGAGCTGAGCGAGCTGGCGCACCTGAAAGACGGCCGCCTCAAGTTGACGCTGCGCAGCATGTCGTTGCGATCGGTGCTCAACCAGGCCGTGCAGGCAGTCGAGATGCCGGAGGATGTGGACGTCAACCTCGACGTGGTGGCGCCGGTGGACGTGCGGATGCGCGTCGATGAGGCGCGGCTGCGCGGGGTGTTCTGCACCTTGATCGTCACCCTGGCCAGGGCACAGGCCGGTTCCACCAGTTTCGATCTCCGGCTGACCAAGGGCCGGTCGGCGGCGAAGGTGATCGTGCAACCACGGTCGCTCGGGCGCGGGACGGTGGTCGAGCAAGCCGTGGACTTCTCGCGCGGCGGCACCGGCTTGCTGCTGCCGATTGCGGATGCCGTGGTCCAGGCCCACGGCGGCCGGCTGCGCGAGCGCTGGGTGGCCGGACGCTGGGCCGGGTTCGTCGTTAAACTGTGA